A stretch of the Papaver somniferum cultivar HN1 chromosome 6, ASM357369v1, whole genome shotgun sequence genome encodes the following:
- the LOC113287033 gene encoding dirigent protein 11-like: MAVMEYFSFLAVMVLSMTHLSQAWCGETVPYRMDMEKMTQLHFYFHDNITGDYPTSFKIAEAPGISNSSSTLFGELYVIDSPLTVGPDPNSRLVGRAQGLYGFSDRNVFSLTMGISLVFTGSKKFNGSTVNVFTRNPIADTNREFVIIGGTGYFQFARGFVIAKTYSSTIKNAIVEYNCTIIHY; encoded by the coding sequence ATGGCTGTTATGGAGTATTTCTCGTTTCTTGCTGTTATGGTTTTATCCATGACTCATCTTTCACAAGCCTGGTGTGGTGAAACTGTTCCGTACAGAATGGATATGGAGAAGATGACACAGTTACATTTCTACTTCCATGATAACATCACCGGCGACTATCCAACCTCTTTTAAGATCGCCGAAGCACCGGGAATATCCAACTCTTCATCGACGCTATTCGGTGAATTGTACGTAATTGATAGTCCATTAACTGTCGGACCTGATCCAAATTCTAGACTCGTCGGTCGAGCTCAAGGTTTATATGGGTTTTCCGATAGAAACGTATTTTCTCTGACCATGGGAATAAGTCTTGTTTTTACAGGGAGCAAGAAGTTCAATGGTTCTACCGTCAACGTGTTTACTCGAAATCCAATCGCTGATACCAACCGTGAATTTGTGATTATCGGTGGAACTGGATATTTTCAATTTGCCCGTGGGTTTGTAATTGCAAAGACATACTCGTCTACCATTAAAAATGCTATCGTCGAATATAATTGTACTATTATTCACTATTAA